The following proteins come from a genomic window of Paucimonas lemoignei:
- a CDS encoding cell division inhibitor SulA, which translates to MMGAVVSLESLLDERRVWKGRQEVAPVSLQPTGHAALDAALPTGGWPAAALTEILVAADGSGELRLLWPTLARLADSGERLVLVAPPYIPYPQAWLAAGIDMRQLTVIQARERDALWATEQCLRSGSCGAVLCWPGLVDDRALRRLQVAAETGQTLAFACRPQAAASNPSPAALRIAIDARPQQLRVLKCRGGLAPPAPIPFTADA; encoded by the coding sequence ATGATGGGCGCCGTTGTCAGCCTTGAGTCGCTGCTTGACGAGCGACGGGTCTGGAAAGGCCGGCAAGAAGTCGCGCCCGTCAGCCTGCAACCCACAGGGCACGCAGCGCTGGACGCAGCATTGCCCACGGGCGGCTGGCCTGCCGCCGCACTGACGGAAATCCTCGTTGCCGCCGATGGCAGCGGCGAGTTGCGTCTGCTCTGGCCCACACTGGCACGCCTGGCTGACAGCGGCGAGCGCCTGGTGCTGGTAGCGCCGCCCTATATTCCTTACCCGCAAGCCTGGCTGGCCGCCGGGATCGACATGCGTCAATTGACCGTGATTCAGGCGCGTGAGCGTGATGCCCTGTGGGCTACCGAACAATGCCTGCGCTCGGGCAGCTGTGGCGCGGTGCTCTGTTGGCCAGGCCTTGTGGATGACCGGGCCTTGCGCCGTTTGCAGGTGGCGGCTGAGACGGGGCAAACCCTGGCGTTTGCCTGTCGCCCGCAAGCAGCGGCAAGTAACCCGTCGCCTGCAGCCCTGCGAATCGCCATAGACGCCCGGCCTCAGCAATTGCGGGTGCTCAAATGTCGCGGTGGCCTGGCACCACCGGCGCCCATTCCCTTCACCGCTGACGCTTGA
- a CDS encoding DNA repair nucleotidyltransferase, with protein MLWACVLLPQLALDGVMRRRPNPEEPLALLTGTAGRRVLQTVNPAARALGLRAGQSLISAQMLVREFSTVEVDPAHTEQLQQLLAAWAYGFSSQVSLKYPRALLMEIESSLGLFGPWPVFEARLRKELSALGFSHRIVVAPNPVAARMLANAHDGLSILEAGQLRQALELMPLDRIGLSRDVATAFSRMGLRCLREVLTLPRHTLARRFPAQVLQHLDNLLGERPVAVECYTPPDYFDSRIELNFDVESHQALLFPLKRLVSDLAAFLAGRDSGVQRFGLYLEHHDGPDTLVPVGLLSAEREAGMLFELARGRLEQIQVRSPVHAVRLQARDLPAFVPVHRQLFDERPQQALPWEQLRERLRARLGDDSVSSLRMHADHRPECAWQPQAHNKVQSVAPSVPRPGWLLATPQPLPEGQTRIIAGPERIESGWWDGGDVRRDYYLIETRTGQRGWAYRSVGDNGDLLLHGWFA; from the coding sequence ATGTTGTGGGCCTGTGTCCTGTTGCCCCAGTTGGCGCTGGACGGCGTCATGCGTCGTCGACCCAACCCCGAAGAACCTCTGGCCTTGCTTACAGGCACGGCAGGGCGACGGGTTCTGCAAACGGTCAATCCGGCTGCCCGTGCGCTGGGGTTGCGAGCCGGTCAGTCGCTGATCAGTGCGCAAATGCTGGTCAGGGAGTTCTCCACCGTTGAGGTCGACCCGGCTCACACCGAGCAGCTCCAGCAGTTGTTGGCCGCCTGGGCTTATGGTTTCAGCTCTCAGGTCAGCCTCAAGTACCCGCGCGCATTGTTGATGGAGATCGAGTCCAGCCTGGGGTTGTTCGGCCCATGGCCGGTCTTTGAGGCGCGTCTGCGTAAAGAGCTGAGCGCTCTGGGTTTCAGCCACCGTATCGTAGTCGCGCCTAATCCGGTGGCGGCACGCATGTTGGCCAATGCCCATGACGGGCTGTCGATTCTGGAGGCAGGCCAGTTGCGTCAGGCGCTGGAGCTGATGCCCCTGGATCGCATTGGCTTGAGCCGCGACGTGGCGACAGCGTTCTCGCGCATGGGGCTGCGTTGCCTGCGCGAAGTGCTGACGCTGCCACGGCATACCCTGGCCCGGCGGTTCCCCGCGCAGGTGTTGCAACACCTGGATAACCTGCTCGGCGAACGACCCGTGGCAGTAGAGTGCTATACGCCACCGGACTATTTTGATTCGCGTATCGAACTCAATTTTGACGTCGAATCGCATCAGGCGCTGTTATTTCCTCTCAAGCGTCTGGTCAGTGACCTCGCGGCTTTTCTGGCGGGCCGTGACAGCGGTGTGCAGCGCTTCGGTCTCTACCTTGAGCATCACGATGGGCCTGACACCCTTGTCCCGGTCGGGTTGCTCAGCGCCGAGCGCGAAGCAGGCATGCTGTTCGAATTGGCACGCGGGCGACTCGAGCAGATTCAAGTGCGCTCGCCCGTGCATGCCGTGCGCTTGCAGGCTCGGGATTTACCGGCGTTCGTACCGGTGCACAGGCAGCTGTTCGATGAGCGTCCGCAGCAGGCCTTGCCCTGGGAGCAACTGCGCGAACGCTTGCGCGCCCGGCTCGGGGATGATTCGGTGAGCAGCCTGCGCATGCACGCCGATCATCGACCCGAATGCGCCTGGCAGCCGCAGGCACACAACAAAGTCCAGTCAGTGGCGCCTTCGGTCCCTAGACCCGGCTGGCTGCTGGCAACGCCGCAGCCTTTGCCTGAAGGCCAAACCCGGATCATTGCCGGGCCGGAGCGTATCGAGTCCGGCTGGTGGGACGGTGGCGATGTGCGGCGTGATTACTACCTGATCGAAACCAGAACCGGCCAGCGAGGCTGGGCCTACCGTTCGGTGGGCGA
- the lexA_2 gene encoding LexA repressor produces the protein MYSMSTLSPRRNAILTFIRERIAQQGQSPSLAEISEAFGYASRSVARKHILALTEAGLIEVMPNQARGIRLVEHEPRPELLAIPVLGRVAAGAPIGPDVDHHDTLLLDRGTFSRVPDYLLRVQGDSMIEDGILDGDLVGVHRSSDAHDGQIVVARLDGEVTIKRLHKGSSAISLLPRNPAYAPIIVQPTQDFAIEGVFCGLVRRA, from the coding sequence ATGTACTCCATGAGCACATTATCTCCCCGTCGTAATGCCATCCTGACTTTCATCCGCGAGCGTATCGCGCAGCAAGGTCAATCCCCGAGCCTGGCCGAAATCTCCGAAGCCTTTGGTTATGCATCGCGCAGTGTGGCCCGCAAACACATTCTCGCCCTGACTGAAGCCGGTCTGATTGAAGTCATGCCCAATCAGGCGCGTGGCATTCGGCTGGTCGAGCACGAGCCGCGTCCCGAGCTGCTGGCGATCCCGGTGCTGGGCAGGGTAGCAGCGGGTGCGCCAATCGGCCCGGACGTCGATCACCATGACACCTTGCTGCTTGATCGCGGCACCTTCTCCCGTGTGCCGGATTACCTGTTGCGGGTCCAGGGTGATTCGATGATCGAAGACGGCATTCTCGATGGTGATCTGGTGGGCGTGCATCGCAGCAGTGACGCCCATGACGGGCAGATTGTCGTGGCGCGGCTGGATGGCGAAGTCACCATCAAGCGCCTGCACAAGGGCAGCTCTGCAATCAGCCTGCTGCCACGCAACCCGGCCTATGCCCCCATCATTGTTCAACCGACCCAGGACTTCGCCATTGAAGGTGTGTTCTGCGGTCTGGTAAGGCGTGCATGA
- a CDS encoding contains type I hydrophobic transmembrane region and ATP/GTP binding motif: MRIMTIFKAPVSSRFKRRCAFLLVPALVIVSSAALFSIGRGVHAEPKNGTQTLVFMRHAEKPSMGLGQLNCQGLNRAIDLSELLPRQFGKANFIFAANPSRHVEEGEGDLSYSYLRPLMTVGPSAIKLGLPINIDYGANDTGDLADELMRDKYHDATIYTAWSHGYLPELINKVAEEASGKKIKLLDDWTGDDFDSVLVLTLRWNNGKANIEYENYKQGLNDGAQGCPS, from the coding sequence ATGAGAATCATGACTATTTTTAAAGCCCCCGTTAGCAGCCGATTCAAGCGACGCTGTGCTTTTTTGCTCGTGCCGGCACTGGTAATTGTTTCCTCGGCTGCACTGTTCAGCATCGGCAGAGGCGTACATGCCGAGCCAAAGAACGGCACTCAGACGCTGGTGTTCATGCGTCACGCGGAAAAACCTTCCATGGGTCTGGGCCAGCTTAACTGCCAGGGTCTGAACCGCGCCATTGACCTGTCCGAGCTCCTGCCGCGCCAGTTTGGCAAAGCCAACTTCATTTTTGCCGCCAACCCCAGTCGGCATGTGGAAGAGGGCGAAGGCGACCTTTCCTACAGCTATCTGCGCCCCTTGATGACCGTTGGCCCCAGTGCCATCAAACTCGGCTTGCCGATCAATATTGATTACGGCGCCAACGACACCGGTGATCTGGCCGATGAGCTGATGCGCGACAAGTATCACGACGCGACGATCTACACCGCCTGGTCCCATGGTTATCTGCCGGAATTGATCAACAAAGTGGCTGAAGAGGCGTCCGGCAAGAAGATCAAATTGCTCGATGACTGGACCGGTGATGATTTCGACTCGGTGTTGGTGCTGACCCTCAGGTGGAACAATGGCAAAGCCAACATTGAATACGAGAACTACAAGCAAGGCCTGAATGACGGCGCTCAGGGGTGCCCGAGCTAA